In a single window of the Jaculus jaculus isolate mJacJac1 chromosome Y, mJacJac1.mat.Y.cur, whole genome shotgun sequence genome:
- the LOC123457088 gene encoding 60S ribosomal protein L23a-like, with protein sequence MAPKAKKEAPAPPKAEAKAKALKAKKAALKGVHSHKKKKNCTSPTFQRPKTLRLRRQPKYPRKSAPRRNKLDHYAIIKFPLNSESAMKKIEDNTTLVFIVDVKANKHQIKQAVKKLYDIDVAKVNTLIGPDGEKKAYVRLAPDYDALDVANKIRII encoded by the coding sequence ATGGCGccaaaagcaaagaaggaagctcctgcccctcccaaagCTGAAGCCAAAGCAAAGGCCCTGAAGGCCAAGAAGGCCGCACTGAAAGGCGTCCacagccacaaaaagaaaaagaactgcaCGTCACCCACCTTTCAGCGACCCAAGACACTGCGCCTCCGGAGGCAGCCTAAATACCCTCGGAAGAGTGCCCCCAGGAGAAACAAGCTTGACCACTATGCCATCATCAAGTTCCCCCTGAACAGCGAGTCGGCCATGAAGAAGATAGAAGACAACACCACCCTGGTGTTCATTGTAGACGTTAAGGCTAACAAGCACCAGATCAAAcaggctgtgaagaaactctatgACATTGATGTGGCCAAAGTCAACACCCTGATCGGGcctgatggagagaagaaggccTATGTTCGGCTGGCTCCCGATTATGATGCTTTGGATGTTGCCAATAAAATTAGGATCATCTAA